In the Populus trichocarpa isolate Nisqually-1 chromosome 1, P.trichocarpa_v4.1, whole genome shotgun sequence genome, one interval contains:
- the LOC7467968 gene encoding NAC domain-containing protein 83 gives MQDSNDPARRYGLVQRQMPTGCRFAPSDEVLVIHYLSKKGKNEPLPCPYAVRECDLYGREPEEIWKEFGGDRLKRKIDQDLGLFFFTRLKKKSGTDHGSSRIDRSVGNNIGTWHEECALRSITCSETKKNIGSKKRFVYKSNKSHNRGRVSWHMLEISLPDNTSDHVVCQLKRKERNSIKSGRGDAGVLENGNGEGAQKRQRTVSWTNQEAGPSFFNSNKTLESYDEAKRNSSGSGKEMLASNSIESGRGDAGVENGNDQGAQKRQRTVSWTNQEAGPSFFNSNKTPESYEAKRNSTVCGKEMGASIDGGHSFDLNIEWTNPDEDDTYTSHKERQPHFSSGKKMTEIASSSLASLETGKSTNHVKNAKKTLRFDVNIITFFHPTTTP, from the coding sequence ATGCAAGACTCAAATGATCCAGCCAGGAGGTACGGGCTTGTTCAACGCCAAATGCCAACTGGGTGCAGATTTGCTCCCTCCGATGAAGTACTGGTCATTCATTATCTCTCCAAGAAAGGCAAGAACGAGCCACTGCCATGTCCATATGCAGTACGGGAATGTGATCTTTATGGCAGAGAACCTGAGGAGATATGGAAGGAATTTGGCGGAGAcagattgaagagaaaaatagacCAAGACCTTGgtctctttttctttacaagattgaagaagaagagtggCACTGATCATGGAAGCTCAAGAATTGATAGGTCAGTTGGTAATAATATTGGTACCTGGCATGAAGAATGTGCTCTTCGTAGCATTACATGTAGTGAGACAAAAAAGAACATTGGGTCAAAGAAAAGATTTGTTTACAAGAGTAACAAGAGCCATAATAGAGGTAGAGTAAGTTGGCATATGCTTGAGATTAGTCTTCCTGATAATACTAGCGATCATGTAGTGTGTCagttgaaaaggaaagagagaaattcaataaaatctGGAAGAGGAGATGCAGGAGTACTGGAGAATGGTAATGGTGAGGGTGCTCAAAAACGTCAGAGGACAGTTTCTTGGACAAATCAAGAAGCAGGGCCTAGTTTCTTTAACAGCAACAAAACCCTAGAATCTTATGATGAGGCAAAGAGAAATTCTAGTGGAAGTGGCAAGGAAATGTTAGCGAGTAATTCAATAGAATCTGGAAGAGGAGATGCAGGAGTGGAGAACGGCAATGATCAAGGTGCTCAAAAACGTCAGAGGACAGTTTCTTGGACAAATCAAGAAGCAGGGCCTAGTTTCTTTAACAGCAATAAAACCCCAGAATCTTATGAGGCAAAGAGAAATTCTACTGTGTGTGGCAAGGAGATGGGAGCCTCAATTGATGGTGGTCATTCTTTTGATCTGAATATAGAGTGGACTAATCCGGATGAAGATGACACATATACATCTCATAAAGAGCGGCAGCCGCACTTCAGCTCCGGGAAGAAGATGACCGAGATAGCTTCTTCAAGTCTAGCATCATTAGAAACTGGTAAAAGCACTAATCATGTGAAGAACGCCAAAAAAACGCTGCGCTTTGACGTTAACATTATCACATTTTTCCACCCCACAACCACCCCTTGA